From the genome of Cryomorphaceae bacterium:
GATGTTCTGCCACTTTTCCCGGCACTCCTGGAATCGCTCCACGCGGTTTTCGGGAGTGCCCCATATGTGGCCCAGAAGGGCAGCGCCGCTAAAACCGAGGTCAGCAATTTCCTGAAATTTTTTCGGTTGAACCCCTCCCATGGCATACACCCTGTGCGGACATTGCTTCATGGTGTGCATCAAGCCACGGCTGTTAAAGTTGGCTGACAGGTTGTTCACAGTGATGCTGTCGTAAATAGGGCTGAGAAAAACGTAGTTGTAGGGGTTTCGGTCGCTCAGTAAATCACCAAGCTTATGACAACTGCGGGTAATAATCAGGTTGGGGTAGCGAAACCTATACCACATGATTTTGAGCCGCAGCCTGAAAGGCTTTTTGCGGTGCTTCTTGGAGATGTGTATGCCTCCCAGTTCATATCTGAAGGCGTAGTCATGATTGCTGTGAATAACAATGCGCTTTCGGTATTGGTGAGGAATCTGCTCAATCAGTTCCTGCAAGTATTTTTTGGAAACCCCGGGTTTGCGAAGGTGAAAGCGCTCCAGTCCTGCTTCAAACATCTTGATGATGTCCACTATTTCCCCTTCTTTTTTTCTGGGACTCGAAACCAATACCAACTCCATGGGCTAGAAAGCAGCTTTGAGCGCGCACACCATGTCGCGGATAATAAAAGGGTCTTTTTCGGCGGCGGTACCCACCACGGCCATGTCTGCGCCGGCTTCATAACGTGCAAGTAATTCCTCGGGGGTGCTGATTCCACCGCCGACTACCAGAGGAACGGATACTTGAGCTTTAACAGCGGCAATCATCGCCGCTGTAACGGCATGTTCGGCGCCGCTTCCTCCGTCCAGGTAAATCAGTCGCTGCCCAAGCATTTCACCGGCCATGGCAGTGGTAGCGGCAATTTCGGGCTTATTGTGAGGAATGGGCGCTGTGTTGCTCACGTAACTGGCAGTGGTGGGGCGTCCGCTATCCACAATCATATATCCGGTGGGAATCACCTCCAGTCCAGCTGCTTTCACTAAGGGTGCAGCAAGCACCTGCTGGCCGATAAGAAACTCAGGATTTCGCCCGGAAATCAGAGAAGTAAACAAAATGGCATCAGCGAGCGGGCTCACCTGCATGGCACTGCCGGGGAAAAGTATCACCGGAATGTGGGTGCATTGCCGGATGATTTTAAGCCCCTGCTCGAAATAAGCACCGGTCATCAGGCTTCCACCGTATAGTATAAGGTCAGCTCCCGAAGCGTGAACAATGCCCACTGTTTCCCTGAGTTGTTTTTCATCGTGAAGATGATCAGGGTCGAGCAACACGGCCAGCAATTTGCGACCTTCTTTGGCAGATGATAAGATGTCTTGATAAACTGACACGGCCCAAAGTTAGGATTTTAACAAAGGTACGCTAAGTAGCAGTTACCGATTTCGTGCCACCTCAGTACCATGGTGTGCGTTTGACCTTGGTGAGACGCTGTGGCAGAAACCTCGGTATCACACACAATATCAAATGGATGAATGATTATTTGTGTGCCAAAAGCCAGGTCGCTTCCAAAGTGCTTGAAAATGGCCTCTTTCATCGCCCAGATCAGGTTGAGGTACAAAAGCCGGTGGTGGTTATTGATGAAATCGTATTCATCGCGGTGAAGAAATTTGTCTGCGAGGCGCGTCATGCGGTCTTCTCGCTGCTGAATATCCACACCGCAATAACCAGCGCGACAAAGCTGCACAGCGGCATAGCGGTCTGAATGACTCAGGCTGATAAGTCGCCTGTCGTTGGCTAAATGGGGTTTGCCATGCTCGTTGTAGGCAATGAAAGGAGAGGAGTTCTGCTCGATGCTTTGCAGGAGGCAGCGCGTAGCCATCCACTGAAGCGAGCGTTTGCGTGTTTTGAAACCGGATAAACGGGTGATTTCGTCCGTGCTCAGTTGCACGGCCTCCATGAAATCATCAAGGTCTTCGGTAATTTCCCAAACGGCTGTTAGCCCGTGTGAAGTATGGAAAGTATGTGCTAAGGGCAAGGCGCGAACTATTCAGGTGGGTGGTTGTTTAACCCGCGGTATTTGGCTACTTTTGCAACCTCAATAATAAGATTATGAACAACACAGAAACCCAGAAACTGCCCTACAAAGTTAAGGATATTGCACTTGCCGAATGGGGGAGAAAAGAAATAAAGCTCGCCGAAATTGAAATGCCCGGCCTGATGGCATTGAGAGAAGAGTTTGGAGCTTCCCAGCCCCTCAAAGGTGCTCGAATCGCCGGATGTCTGCACATGACCATTCAAACAGCCGTGCTCATTGAAACCCTCGTGGCACTCGGAGCCAAAGTGCAGTGGTCTTCGTGCAATATTTTCTCTACCCAGGATCACGCAGCAGCAGCCATTGCAGCTACCGGCGTTCCTGTGTACGCGTGGAAAGGAATGACCGAAGAAGAGTACGACTGGTGCATTATGCAAACCCTGTTCTTTGGACCCGACAATTCAGAGCCGCTGAACATGATTCTTGACGACGGCGGAGATCTTACCAATATTGTACTCGACAAATTCCCGGAACTGGCTGCCGGTATCCGCGGAATTTCTGAAGAAACCACCACCGGAGTTCACCGCTTGTACGAGCGTCAGATCAAAGGAACCTTGCCCATGCCGGCCATCAACGTAAACGATTCGGTGACCAAATCGAAATTC
Proteins encoded in this window:
- a CDS encoding thiamine phosphate synthase, encoding MELVLVSSPRKKEGEIVDIIKMFEAGLERFHLRKPGVSKKYLQELIEQIPHQYRKRIVIHSNHDYAFRYELGGIHISKKHRKKPFRLRLKIMWYRFRYPNLIITRSCHKLGDLLSDRNPYNYVFLSPIYDSITVNNLSANFNSRGLMHTMKQCPHRVYAMGGVQPKKFQEIADLGFSGAALLGHIWGTPENRVERFQECREKWQNI
- a CDS encoding geranylgeranylglyceryl/heptaprenylglyceryl phosphate synthase; the encoded protein is MSVYQDILSSAKEGRKLLAVLLDPDHLHDEKQLRETVGIVHASGADLILYGGSLMTGAYFEQGLKIIRQCTHIPVILFPGSAMQVSPLADAILFTSLISGRNPEFLIGQQVLAAPLVKAAGLEVIPTGYMIVDSGRPTTASYVSNTAPIPHNKPEIAATTAMAGEMLGQRLIYLDGGSGAEHAVTAAMIAAVKAQVSVPLVVGGGISTPEELLARYEAGADMAVVGTAAEKDPFIIRDMVCALKAAF
- a CDS encoding 4'-phosphopantetheinyl transferase superfamily protein produces the protein MEAVQLSTDEITRLSGFKTRKRSLQWMATRCLLQSIEQNSSPFIAYNEHGKPHLANDRRLISLSHSDRYAAVQLCRAGYCGVDIQQREDRMTRLADKFLHRDEYDFINNHHRLLYLNLIWAMKEAIFKHFGSDLAFGTQIIIHPFDIVCDTEVSATASHQGQTHTMVLRWHEIGNCYLAYLC